One window of the Cryptomeria japonica chromosome 7, Sugi_1.0, whole genome shotgun sequence genome contains the following:
- the LOC131031089 gene encoding transcription factor SPEECHLESS, translated as MVGEAEAEAAFFGRGRSNSLISQSFPTDMTESRECITTTGGIMKGDQEATSMGDILCDIFTSQLSQGTTAATCAQDLFGILDFLEVPQEASKFMSLIEESSSTYNNNNNREAENGLVQIPQLKLPILEQEPELEPYSSNSFSLSNADQGTSEPLHTKHMPHKPLYSVASELSSRCRLKSEICESLLQKSKSFQAKGEMNPIQLSEFSDSETDTTDNPKHKRLKTVTSEEGGADGQRMTHIAVERNRRKQMNEHLAVLRSLMPGFYVQRGDQASIIGGVIEFIKELQQLLQSLESKKQRKAYAEVLSPLPCSSPRPAALSPRSLALPISPRTPQPSNASYRLRVQPPFMDPNFETAKELVANSTSSVADVEVKIVGSNALLKTLSPNMPGHILKLVETLENLSLEILHLNISTIDNTVLNSFTLKIGIECKLSVEELAQAVQQTFSC; from the exons ATGGTGGGGGAAGCGGAAGCAGAAGCTGCATTTTTT GGAAGAGGGAGATCAAACAGCCTAATATCTCAATCATTTCCCACCGACATGACAGAATCCAGAGAGTGCATCACAACAACAGGAGGCATTATGAAGGGGGACCAGGAAGCAACTTCCATGGGAGATATCCTGTGTGACATTTTCACTTCCCAGCTATCTCAGGGCACCACAGCTGCTACTTGTGCACAAGACTTGTTTGGCATTCTGGACTTCTTAGAAGTTCCACAGGAGGCTTCCAAATTCATGAGCCTGATAGAAGAGAGCAGCAGTAcatataacaacaacaacaacagagaAGCAGAGAACGGCTTGGTCCAAATACCTCAACTAAAACTGCCCATTCTGGAGCAAGAACCTGAGCTAGAGCCATACTCTAGCAATAGTTTTTCACTCTCAAACGCTGATCAGGGCACCTCAGAGCCTCTACACACCAAACATATGCCACACAAACCTTTATATTCAGTTGCATCTGAACTCTCAAGCCGATGTCGGCTTAAATCAGAAATTTGTGAATCTCTCCTGCAGAAATCTAAGAGCTTTCAAGCCAAAGGAGAGATGAATCCTATACAGCTCTCAGAGTTTTCTGATTCTGAAACAGACACTACTGACAATCCCAAGCATAAGCGTCTCAAGACAGTGACATCAGAAGAAGGAGGAGCAGACGGCCAACGCATGACACACATTGCTGTCGAGAGAAACAGAAGAAAGCAGATGAACGAGCACTTGGCTGTCTTACGTTCTCTCATGCCGGGCTTTTACGTTCAAAGA GGCGATCAAGCATCGATCATAGGTGGAGTGATTGAATTCATCAAGGAATTACAGCAGCTGTTGCAGTCATTGGAGTCAAAAAAGCAGAGAAAAGCTTATGCAGAAGTGTTGAGCCCTCTGCCTTGCTCCAGCCCAAGGCCAGCGGCTCTCAGCCCCAGGTCTTTGGCATTGCCTATCAGCCCTAGAACCCCACAGCCTTCCAATGCTTCTTATCGTTTAAGAGTTCAGCCCCCATTCATGGATCCAAATTTCGAGACAGCCAAAGAGCTGGTAGCAAATTCTACGTCCAGTGTGGCTGACGTGGAAGTTAAGATTGTTGGCTCAAACGCTCTCTTGAAAACTTTATCACCCAACATGCCTGGCCACATCCTCAAATTAGTTGAGACCCTCGAGAATCTCTCCTTGGAAATATTGCATCTCAATATCAGCACCATAGATAATACAGTCCTCAACTCCTTTACGCTCAAG ATTGGAATTGAGTGTAAACTAAGCGTGGAAGAACTGGCTCAAGCAGTGCAGCAAACATTCTCATGCTGA